The Malus domestica chromosome 06, GDT2T_hap1 genome has a segment encoding these proteins:
- the LOC114825534 gene encoding late embryogenesis abundant protein At1g64065-like: MLESERFKKIQQNRKCFAYIAIFVVFQIIVLAIFGATVMKIKTPNVRLRSVTVQSLDYSSSGSNSPFFNMTLIAEVSVRNKNFGQFKFDPTKANVTFGGVIVGQGDLIKARAKARKTRRMNVTIEVSSDGISDGAKLGTEVSSGNVTLSTLARVRGKVTLMKLMKKRKTAQMNCTMIVNLPNQLVYDLACK, encoded by the coding sequence ATGTTGGAGTCTGAAAGGTTCAAGAAAATTCAGCAGAACAGGAAGTGTTTTGCCTACATCGCTATCTTTGTTGTGTTCCAAATCATAGTCCTGGCCATATTCGGAGCAACGGTGATGAAAATTAAAACTCCGAATGTGAGGCTGAGATCGGTGACGGTCCAAAGCCTAGACTATAGTTCTTCAGGTAGCAATTCACCATTCTTCAACATGACTTTGATTGCTGAAGTTTCTGTGAGGAACAAGAATTTCGGGCAGTTCAAATTTGATCCGACAAAAGCTAATGTCACATTTGGGGGCGTCATAGTGGGGCAAGGTGATCTAATCAAAGCAAGAGCCAAGGCTAGGAAGACGAGGAGAATGAACGTGACGATTGAAGTGAGCTCTGATGGCATATCGGACGGTGCTAAGCTTGGGACTGAGGTGAGCTCAGGGAATGTGACATTAAGCACTCTTGCTAGGGTTAGAGGTAAGGTAACattgatgaaattgatgaagAAGCGCAAAACAGCACAGATGAACTGCACAATGATTGTCAATTTACCGAACCAGCTTGTTTATGATTTGGCTTGTAAATGA